The Phyllopteryx taeniolatus isolate TA_2022b chromosome 7, UOR_Ptae_1.2, whole genome shotgun sequence genome has a segment encoding these proteins:
- the dnm3a gene encoding dynamin 3a isoform X7 translates to MVSHKKYGEFLHCRGKRFSDFDEICQEIEAETYRLTGTNKGISPVPISLRIFSPNVLNLTLVDLPGITKVPVGDQPPDIEYLVRDMIMQYICKENCLILAVTPANMDLANSDALKLAKDVDPQGQRTIGVITMLDLMDKGTDAREILENRLLPLRRDFVFPPPPPSPGYIGLVNRSQKDIDGKKDIKTALQAEKKFFLSHPAYRHMCDRMGTPYLQRSLNQQLTDHIRDSLPTLHNHLQYLLVSISKEIDTYKLYNPDDPICRTKTLIKLVQQLAGDFERLIEGSADEVNTANLSGGARINQIFHERFPYQLHKMKCDERKLRMEIAYAIRNIHGVRTGLFTPDMAFQAIVKKQISKLKIPCFGFVDMVCKELVSTIYECFSKLGSFPKLREETERLVTTEIREQESTCRDQISLLIDMQLAYINTKHEDFIGFAHAHPLCHRSDNKIVAGSGAQQGVAPPSSLIVIRKGWLTINNVSIIAKDYWFILTAESLSWFKDNEETEKRYMLPLDNLKVRDVERGFMSSKFTFALFNSESRNVYKDHKLLELVCNSQEELDIWKSSLLRAGVYPEEVTVDAQGNGPSENFTDPQLERQVETIRNLVDSYMGIIHKTVKDLMPKAIMHLMINSVKEFISSELLAQLYALGDCSALMDESPEQRQHREQALGKHAALQAALDIIGEISTSGNAPADVSHSGLRQFSATLPKKSATCDKSRTRGRAPPVPVLANQRLPGPACVPRRPAPAAPNPK, encoded by the exons ATGGTATCTCATAAAA AGTACGGGGAATTTTTGCACTGCAGGGGGAAGAGGTTCTCCGACTTTGACGAGATCTGTCAAGAAATTGAGGCAGAAACCTACAGGCTCACCGGAACCAACAAAGGCATCTCTCCCGTTCCCATCAGCCTGCGCATTTTCTCTCCTAATG TGCTCAACCTGACCCTGGTGGACCTTCCCGGCATCACCAAGGTGCCCGTGGGCGACCAGCCGCCAGACATCGAGTACCTGGTGCGAGACATGATCATGCAGTACATCTGCAAGGAGAACTGCCTCATTCTGGCCGTGACGCCTGCCAACATGGACCTGGCCAACTCGGACGCACTCAAACTGGCCAAAGATGTCGACCCACAGG GCCAGCGCACAATAGGTGTGATCACAATGCTGGACCTGATGGATAAAGGAACAGATGCTCGGGAAATACTAGAGAATAGATTGCTTCCACTGAGAAGAG ATtttgtattcccccccccacccccctccccaggTTATATCGGGCTAGTGAACCGCAGTCAAAAGGACATAGACGGAAAAAAGGATATTAAGACAGCCTTGCAAGCGGAAAAGAAGTTTTTCCTGTCTCACCCAGCTTACAGGCACATGTGCGACCGAATGGGCACGCCGTACTTGCAGAGATCCCTCAACCAG caACTGACGGACCACATCCGGGACAGTCTGCCTACGCTCCACAATCACCTGCAGTATCTGCTTGTGTCCATCAGTAAAGAAATTGACACGTACAAACTATACAATCCTGATGACCCCATTTGCAGGACCAAGACCCTCATCAA GCTAGTTCAGCAACTGGCCGGCGACTTTGAGAGGCTGATCGAGGGCTCAGCAGACGAAGTAAACACAGCAAACCTTTCGGGCGGCGCAAGGATCAACCAGATCTTCCACGAGCGCTTTCCCTACCAACTGCACAAA ATGAAGTGTGACGAAAGGAAGCTGCGGATGGAGATCGCCTATGCCATCAGGAACATTCATGGTGTCAG AACGGGCTTGTTTACCCCGGACATGGCTTTTCAGGCCATTGTAAAGAAGCAGATCTCCAAACTAAAAATCCCATGTTTCGGATTTGTCGACATGGTCTGCAAAGAACTGGTCTCCACCATATACGAGTGCTTCAGTAAG CTCGGTTCTTTTCCTAAGCTGCGGGAAGAAACTGAGCGACTTGTCACCACTGAAATCCGTGAACAAGAGAGCACATGCCGGGATCAG ATCTCTCTGCTCATCGACATGCAGCTCGCCTATATTAATACCAAACATGAAGACTTTATTGGCTTCGCTCA TGCTCACCCCCTGTGCCACCGCAGCGATAACAAGATCGTTGCCGGCAGTGGAGCGCAACAG GGTGTGGCCCCTCCCTCGAGTCTAATA GTCATACGTAAAGGATGGCTCACCATCAACAACGTCAGCATCATCGCCAAGGACTACTGGTTCATACTCACCGCCGAGAGCCTGTCCTGGTTCAAAGACAACGAG GAGACAGAGAAGAGGTACATGCTCCCTCTGGACAACCTCAAGGTCCGAGATGTAGAGAGGGGCTTCATGTCCAGCAAATTCACCTTCGCCCTCTTCAATTCTGAGTcaag GAACGTGTACAAGGACCATAAGCTTCTGGAGCTGGTCTGCAACTCTCAGGAGGAGCTGGACATCTGGAAGTCTTCTCTGCTCCGGGCTGGTGTCTACCCAGAGGAGGTCACG GTGGACGCGCAGGGCAACGGGCCGTCCGAGAACTTTACCGACCCCCAGCTGGAGCGCCAGGTGGAGACCATCCGCAACCTGGTGGACTCCTACATGGGCATCATCCACAAGACGGTCAAGGACTTGATGCCGAAGGCCATCATGCACCTGATGATCAACAGC GTGAAAGAGTTCATTAGCTCGGAGCTGCTGGCCCAGCTCTACGCTCTGGGAGACTGTTCGGCGCTGATGGATGAGTCACCCGAGCAGCGGCAGCATCGCGAGCAAGCGCTCGGCAAGCACGCCGCCCTGCAGGCCGCGCTCGACATCATCGGTGAAATCTCCACCTCCGGCAACGCCCCCGCGGATGTCTCTCACTCCGGCTTGCGGCAATTCAG CGCCACGCTCCCTAAAAAGTCGGCGACGTGCGACAAGTCTCGAACCCGCGGCCGCGCCCCGCCCGTGCCCGTCCTCGCCAACCAGCGGCTCCCTGGCCCAGCTTGCGTGCCCAG GAGACCTGCTCCGGCAGCCCCAAACCCCAAATAG
- the dnm3a gene encoding dynamin 3a isoform X2 yields MISMINRLQDALGSAGLSYNLLLPQIAVVGGQSSGKSSVLENFVGRDFLPRGTGIVTRRPLVLQLHHSDTEYGEFLHCRGKRFSDFDEICQEIEAETYRLTGTNKGISPVPISLRIFSPNVLNLTLVDLPGITKVPVGDQPPDIEYLVRDMIMQYICKENCLILAVTPANMDLANSDALKLAKDVDPQGQRTIGVITMLDLMDKGTDAREILENRLLPLRRDFVFPPPPPSPGYIGLVNRSQKDIDGKKDIKTALQAEKKFFLSHPAYRHMCDRMGTPYLQRSLNQQLTDHIRDSLPTLHNHLQYLLVSISKEIDTYKLYNPDDPICRTKTLIKLVQQLAGDFERLIEGSADEVNTANLSGGARINQIFHERFPYQLHKMKCDERKLRMEIAYAIRNIHGVRTGLFTPDMAFQAIVKKQISKLKIPCFGFVDMVCKELVSTIYECFSKLGSFPKLREETERLVTTEIREQESTCRDQISLLIDMQLAYINTKHEDFIGFAHAHPLCHRSDNKIVAGSGAQQGVAPPSSLIVIRKGWLTINNVSIIAKDYWFILTAESLSWFKDNEETEKRYMLPLDNLKVRDVERGFMSSKFTFALFNSESRNVYKDHKLLELVCNSQEELDIWKSSLLRAGVYPEEVTVDAQGNGPSENFTDPQLERQVETIRNLVDSYMGIIHKTVKDLMPKAIMHLMINSVKEFISSELLAQLYALGDCSALMDESPEQRQHREQALGKHAALQAALDIIGEISTSGNAPADVSHSGLRQFSATLPKKSATCDKSRTRGRAPPVPVLANQRLPGPACVPRRPAPAAPNPK; encoded by the exons ATGATCTCGATGATCAATCGCCTCCAGGATGCCCTGGGCAGCGCGGGCCTGAGCTACAACCTCCTCCTGCCGCAGATCGCGGTGGTGGGCGGTCAGAGTTCTGGGAAGAGCTCCGTGCTGGAGAACTTTGTGGGCAG GGACTTCCTTCCCCGAGGTACCGGGATAGTCACTCGCAGACCTTTAGTCCTGCAGCTGCATCACTCCGACACCG AGTACGGGGAATTTTTGCACTGCAGGGGGAAGAGGTTCTCCGACTTTGACGAGATCTGTCAAGAAATTGAGGCAGAAACCTACAGGCTCACCGGAACCAACAAAGGCATCTCTCCCGTTCCCATCAGCCTGCGCATTTTCTCTCCTAATG TGCTCAACCTGACCCTGGTGGACCTTCCCGGCATCACCAAGGTGCCCGTGGGCGACCAGCCGCCAGACATCGAGTACCTGGTGCGAGACATGATCATGCAGTACATCTGCAAGGAGAACTGCCTCATTCTGGCCGTGACGCCTGCCAACATGGACCTGGCCAACTCGGACGCACTCAAACTGGCCAAAGATGTCGACCCACAGG GCCAGCGCACAATAGGTGTGATCACAATGCTGGACCTGATGGATAAAGGAACAGATGCTCGGGAAATACTAGAGAATAGATTGCTTCCACTGAGAAGAG ATtttgtattcccccccccacccccctccccaggTTATATCGGGCTAGTGAACCGCAGTCAAAAGGACATAGACGGAAAAAAGGATATTAAGACAGCCTTGCAAGCGGAAAAGAAGTTTTTCCTGTCTCACCCAGCTTACAGGCACATGTGCGACCGAATGGGCACGCCGTACTTGCAGAGATCCCTCAACCAG caACTGACGGACCACATCCGGGACAGTCTGCCTACGCTCCACAATCACCTGCAGTATCTGCTTGTGTCCATCAGTAAAGAAATTGACACGTACAAACTATACAATCCTGATGACCCCATTTGCAGGACCAAGACCCTCATCAA GCTAGTTCAGCAACTGGCCGGCGACTTTGAGAGGCTGATCGAGGGCTCAGCAGACGAAGTAAACACAGCAAACCTTTCGGGCGGCGCAAGGATCAACCAGATCTTCCACGAGCGCTTTCCCTACCAACTGCACAAA ATGAAGTGTGACGAAAGGAAGCTGCGGATGGAGATCGCCTATGCCATCAGGAACATTCATGGTGTCAG AACGGGCTTGTTTACCCCGGACATGGCTTTTCAGGCCATTGTAAAGAAGCAGATCTCCAAACTAAAAATCCCATGTTTCGGATTTGTCGACATGGTCTGCAAAGAACTGGTCTCCACCATATACGAGTGCTTCAGTAAG CTCGGTTCTTTTCCTAAGCTGCGGGAAGAAACTGAGCGACTTGTCACCACTGAAATCCGTGAACAAGAGAGCACATGCCGGGATCAG ATCTCTCTGCTCATCGACATGCAGCTCGCCTATATTAATACCAAACATGAAGACTTTATTGGCTTCGCTCA TGCTCACCCCCTGTGCCACCGCAGCGATAACAAGATCGTTGCCGGCAGTGGAGCGCAACAG GGTGTGGCCCCTCCCTCGAGTCTAATA GTCATACGTAAAGGATGGCTCACCATCAACAACGTCAGCATCATCGCCAAGGACTACTGGTTCATACTCACCGCCGAGAGCCTGTCCTGGTTCAAAGACAACGAG GAGACAGAGAAGAGGTACATGCTCCCTCTGGACAACCTCAAGGTCCGAGATGTAGAGAGGGGCTTCATGTCCAGCAAATTCACCTTCGCCCTCTTCAATTCTGAGTcaag GAACGTGTACAAGGACCATAAGCTTCTGGAGCTGGTCTGCAACTCTCAGGAGGAGCTGGACATCTGGAAGTCTTCTCTGCTCCGGGCTGGTGTCTACCCAGAGGAGGTCACG GTGGACGCGCAGGGCAACGGGCCGTCCGAGAACTTTACCGACCCCCAGCTGGAGCGCCAGGTGGAGACCATCCGCAACCTGGTGGACTCCTACATGGGCATCATCCACAAGACGGTCAAGGACTTGATGCCGAAGGCCATCATGCACCTGATGATCAACAGC GTGAAAGAGTTCATTAGCTCGGAGCTGCTGGCCCAGCTCTACGCTCTGGGAGACTGTTCGGCGCTGATGGATGAGTCACCCGAGCAGCGGCAGCATCGCGAGCAAGCGCTCGGCAAGCACGCCGCCCTGCAGGCCGCGCTCGACATCATCGGTGAAATCTCCACCTCCGGCAACGCCCCCGCGGATGTCTCTCACTCCGGCTTGCGGCAATTCAG CGCCACGCTCCCTAAAAAGTCGGCGACGTGCGACAAGTCTCGAACCCGCGGCCGCGCCCCGCCCGTGCCCGTCCTCGCCAACCAGCGGCTCCCTGGCCCAGCTTGCGTGCCCAG GAGACCTGCTCCGGCAGCCCCAAACCCCAAATAG
- the dnm3a gene encoding dynamin 3a isoform X3, with protein sequence MSTRSMISMINRLQDALGSAGLSYNLLLPQIAVVGGQSSGKSSVLENFVGRDFLPRGTGIVTRRPLVLQLHHSDTEYGEFLHCRGKRFSDFDEICQEIEAETYRLTGTNKGISPVPISLRIFSPNVLNLTLVDLPGITKVPVGDQPPDIEYLVRDMIMQYICKENCLILAVTPANMDLANSDALKLAKDVDPQGQRTIGVITMLDLMDKGTDAREILENRLLPLRRDFVFPPPPPSPGYIGLVNRSQKDIDGKKDIKTALQAEKKFFLSHPAYRHMCDRMGTPYLQRSLNQQLTDHIRDSLPTLHNHLQYLLVSISKEIDTYKLYNPDDPICRTKTLIKLVQQLAGDFERLIEGSADEVNTANLSGGARINQIFHERFPYQLHKMKCDERKLRMEIAYAIRNIHGVRTGLFTPDMAFQAIVKKQISKLKIPCFGFVDMVCKELVSTIYECFSKLGSFPKLREETERLVTTEIREQESTCRDQISLLIDMQLAYINTKHEDFIGFAHAHPLCHRSDNKIVAGSGAQQVIRKGWLTINNVSIIAKDYWFILTAESLSWFKDNEETEKRYMLPLDNLKVRDVERGFMSSKFTFALFNSESRNVYKDHKLLELVCNSQEELDIWKSSLLRAGVYPEEVTVDAQGNGPSENFTDPQLERQVETIRNLVDSYMGIIHKTVKDLMPKAIMHLMINSVKEFISSELLAQLYALGDCSALMDESPEQRQHREQALGKHAALQAALDIIGEISTSGNAPADVSHSGLRQFSATLPKKSATCDKSRTRGRAPPVPVLANQRLPGPACVPRRPAPAAPNPK encoded by the exons ATGTCTACACGGAG CATGATCTCGATGATCAATCGCCTCCAGGATGCCCTGGGCAGCGCGGGCCTGAGCTACAACCTCCTCCTGCCGCAGATCGCGGTGGTGGGCGGTCAGAGTTCTGGGAAGAGCTCCGTGCTGGAGAACTTTGTGGGCAG GGACTTCCTTCCCCGAGGTACCGGGATAGTCACTCGCAGACCTTTAGTCCTGCAGCTGCATCACTCCGACACCG AGTACGGGGAATTTTTGCACTGCAGGGGGAAGAGGTTCTCCGACTTTGACGAGATCTGTCAAGAAATTGAGGCAGAAACCTACAGGCTCACCGGAACCAACAAAGGCATCTCTCCCGTTCCCATCAGCCTGCGCATTTTCTCTCCTAATG TGCTCAACCTGACCCTGGTGGACCTTCCCGGCATCACCAAGGTGCCCGTGGGCGACCAGCCGCCAGACATCGAGTACCTGGTGCGAGACATGATCATGCAGTACATCTGCAAGGAGAACTGCCTCATTCTGGCCGTGACGCCTGCCAACATGGACCTGGCCAACTCGGACGCACTCAAACTGGCCAAAGATGTCGACCCACAGG GCCAGCGCACAATAGGTGTGATCACAATGCTGGACCTGATGGATAAAGGAACAGATGCTCGGGAAATACTAGAGAATAGATTGCTTCCACTGAGAAGAG ATtttgtattcccccccccacccccctccccaggTTATATCGGGCTAGTGAACCGCAGTCAAAAGGACATAGACGGAAAAAAGGATATTAAGACAGCCTTGCAAGCGGAAAAGAAGTTTTTCCTGTCTCACCCAGCTTACAGGCACATGTGCGACCGAATGGGCACGCCGTACTTGCAGAGATCCCTCAACCAG caACTGACGGACCACATCCGGGACAGTCTGCCTACGCTCCACAATCACCTGCAGTATCTGCTTGTGTCCATCAGTAAAGAAATTGACACGTACAAACTATACAATCCTGATGACCCCATTTGCAGGACCAAGACCCTCATCAA GCTAGTTCAGCAACTGGCCGGCGACTTTGAGAGGCTGATCGAGGGCTCAGCAGACGAAGTAAACACAGCAAACCTTTCGGGCGGCGCAAGGATCAACCAGATCTTCCACGAGCGCTTTCCCTACCAACTGCACAAA ATGAAGTGTGACGAAAGGAAGCTGCGGATGGAGATCGCCTATGCCATCAGGAACATTCATGGTGTCAG AACGGGCTTGTTTACCCCGGACATGGCTTTTCAGGCCATTGTAAAGAAGCAGATCTCCAAACTAAAAATCCCATGTTTCGGATTTGTCGACATGGTCTGCAAAGAACTGGTCTCCACCATATACGAGTGCTTCAGTAAG CTCGGTTCTTTTCCTAAGCTGCGGGAAGAAACTGAGCGACTTGTCACCACTGAAATCCGTGAACAAGAGAGCACATGCCGGGATCAG ATCTCTCTGCTCATCGACATGCAGCTCGCCTATATTAATACCAAACATGAAGACTTTATTGGCTTCGCTCA TGCTCACCCCCTGTGCCACCGCAGCGATAACAAGATCGTTGCCGGCAGTGGAGCGCAACAG GTCATACGTAAAGGATGGCTCACCATCAACAACGTCAGCATCATCGCCAAGGACTACTGGTTCATACTCACCGCCGAGAGCCTGTCCTGGTTCAAAGACAACGAG GAGACAGAGAAGAGGTACATGCTCCCTCTGGACAACCTCAAGGTCCGAGATGTAGAGAGGGGCTTCATGTCCAGCAAATTCACCTTCGCCCTCTTCAATTCTGAGTcaag GAACGTGTACAAGGACCATAAGCTTCTGGAGCTGGTCTGCAACTCTCAGGAGGAGCTGGACATCTGGAAGTCTTCTCTGCTCCGGGCTGGTGTCTACCCAGAGGAGGTCACG GTGGACGCGCAGGGCAACGGGCCGTCCGAGAACTTTACCGACCCCCAGCTGGAGCGCCAGGTGGAGACCATCCGCAACCTGGTGGACTCCTACATGGGCATCATCCACAAGACGGTCAAGGACTTGATGCCGAAGGCCATCATGCACCTGATGATCAACAGC GTGAAAGAGTTCATTAGCTCGGAGCTGCTGGCCCAGCTCTACGCTCTGGGAGACTGTTCGGCGCTGATGGATGAGTCACCCGAGCAGCGGCAGCATCGCGAGCAAGCGCTCGGCAAGCACGCCGCCCTGCAGGCCGCGCTCGACATCATCGGTGAAATCTCCACCTCCGGCAACGCCCCCGCGGATGTCTCTCACTCCGGCTTGCGGCAATTCAG CGCCACGCTCCCTAAAAAGTCGGCGACGTGCGACAAGTCTCGAACCCGCGGCCGCGCCCCGCCCGTGCCCGTCCTCGCCAACCAGCGGCTCCCTGGCCCAGCTTGCGTGCCCAG GAGACCTGCTCCGGCAGCCCCAAACCCCAAATAG
- the dnm3a gene encoding dynamin 3a isoform X1 → MSTRSMISMINRLQDALGSAGLSYNLLLPQIAVVGGQSSGKSSVLENFVGRDFLPRGTGIVTRRPLVLQLHHSDTEYGEFLHCRGKRFSDFDEICQEIEAETYRLTGTNKGISPVPISLRIFSPNVLNLTLVDLPGITKVPVGDQPPDIEYLVRDMIMQYICKENCLILAVTPANMDLANSDALKLAKDVDPQGQRTIGVITMLDLMDKGTDAREILENRLLPLRRDFVFPPPPPSPGYIGLVNRSQKDIDGKKDIKTALQAEKKFFLSHPAYRHMCDRMGTPYLQRSLNQQLTDHIRDSLPTLHNHLQYLLVSISKEIDTYKLYNPDDPICRTKTLIKLVQQLAGDFERLIEGSADEVNTANLSGGARINQIFHERFPYQLHKMKCDERKLRMEIAYAIRNIHGVRTGLFTPDMAFQAIVKKQISKLKIPCFGFVDMVCKELVSTIYECFSKLGSFPKLREETERLVTTEIREQESTCRDQISLLIDMQLAYINTKHEDFIGFAHAHPLCHRSDNKIVAGSGAQQGVAPPSSLIVIRKGWLTINNVSIIAKDYWFILTAESLSWFKDNEETEKRYMLPLDNLKVRDVERGFMSSKFTFALFNSESRNVYKDHKLLELVCNSQEELDIWKSSLLRAGVYPEEVTVDAQGNGPSENFTDPQLERQVETIRNLVDSYMGIIHKTVKDLMPKAIMHLMINSVKEFISSELLAQLYALGDCSALMDESPEQRQHREQALGKHAALQAALDIIGEISTSGNAPADVSHSGLRQFSATLPKKSATCDKSRTRGRAPPVPVLANQRLPGPACVPRRPAPAAPNPK, encoded by the exons ATGTCTACACGGAG CATGATCTCGATGATCAATCGCCTCCAGGATGCCCTGGGCAGCGCGGGCCTGAGCTACAACCTCCTCCTGCCGCAGATCGCGGTGGTGGGCGGTCAGAGTTCTGGGAAGAGCTCCGTGCTGGAGAACTTTGTGGGCAG GGACTTCCTTCCCCGAGGTACCGGGATAGTCACTCGCAGACCTTTAGTCCTGCAGCTGCATCACTCCGACACCG AGTACGGGGAATTTTTGCACTGCAGGGGGAAGAGGTTCTCCGACTTTGACGAGATCTGTCAAGAAATTGAGGCAGAAACCTACAGGCTCACCGGAACCAACAAAGGCATCTCTCCCGTTCCCATCAGCCTGCGCATTTTCTCTCCTAATG TGCTCAACCTGACCCTGGTGGACCTTCCCGGCATCACCAAGGTGCCCGTGGGCGACCAGCCGCCAGACATCGAGTACCTGGTGCGAGACATGATCATGCAGTACATCTGCAAGGAGAACTGCCTCATTCTGGCCGTGACGCCTGCCAACATGGACCTGGCCAACTCGGACGCACTCAAACTGGCCAAAGATGTCGACCCACAGG GCCAGCGCACAATAGGTGTGATCACAATGCTGGACCTGATGGATAAAGGAACAGATGCTCGGGAAATACTAGAGAATAGATTGCTTCCACTGAGAAGAG ATtttgtattcccccccccacccccctccccaggTTATATCGGGCTAGTGAACCGCAGTCAAAAGGACATAGACGGAAAAAAGGATATTAAGACAGCCTTGCAAGCGGAAAAGAAGTTTTTCCTGTCTCACCCAGCTTACAGGCACATGTGCGACCGAATGGGCACGCCGTACTTGCAGAGATCCCTCAACCAG caACTGACGGACCACATCCGGGACAGTCTGCCTACGCTCCACAATCACCTGCAGTATCTGCTTGTGTCCATCAGTAAAGAAATTGACACGTACAAACTATACAATCCTGATGACCCCATTTGCAGGACCAAGACCCTCATCAA GCTAGTTCAGCAACTGGCCGGCGACTTTGAGAGGCTGATCGAGGGCTCAGCAGACGAAGTAAACACAGCAAACCTTTCGGGCGGCGCAAGGATCAACCAGATCTTCCACGAGCGCTTTCCCTACCAACTGCACAAA ATGAAGTGTGACGAAAGGAAGCTGCGGATGGAGATCGCCTATGCCATCAGGAACATTCATGGTGTCAG AACGGGCTTGTTTACCCCGGACATGGCTTTTCAGGCCATTGTAAAGAAGCAGATCTCCAAACTAAAAATCCCATGTTTCGGATTTGTCGACATGGTCTGCAAAGAACTGGTCTCCACCATATACGAGTGCTTCAGTAAG CTCGGTTCTTTTCCTAAGCTGCGGGAAGAAACTGAGCGACTTGTCACCACTGAAATCCGTGAACAAGAGAGCACATGCCGGGATCAG ATCTCTCTGCTCATCGACATGCAGCTCGCCTATATTAATACCAAACATGAAGACTTTATTGGCTTCGCTCA TGCTCACCCCCTGTGCCACCGCAGCGATAACAAGATCGTTGCCGGCAGTGGAGCGCAACAG GGTGTGGCCCCTCCCTCGAGTCTAATA GTCATACGTAAAGGATGGCTCACCATCAACAACGTCAGCATCATCGCCAAGGACTACTGGTTCATACTCACCGCCGAGAGCCTGTCCTGGTTCAAAGACAACGAG GAGACAGAGAAGAGGTACATGCTCCCTCTGGACAACCTCAAGGTCCGAGATGTAGAGAGGGGCTTCATGTCCAGCAAATTCACCTTCGCCCTCTTCAATTCTGAGTcaag GAACGTGTACAAGGACCATAAGCTTCTGGAGCTGGTCTGCAACTCTCAGGAGGAGCTGGACATCTGGAAGTCTTCTCTGCTCCGGGCTGGTGTCTACCCAGAGGAGGTCACG GTGGACGCGCAGGGCAACGGGCCGTCCGAGAACTTTACCGACCCCCAGCTGGAGCGCCAGGTGGAGACCATCCGCAACCTGGTGGACTCCTACATGGGCATCATCCACAAGACGGTCAAGGACTTGATGCCGAAGGCCATCATGCACCTGATGATCAACAGC GTGAAAGAGTTCATTAGCTCGGAGCTGCTGGCCCAGCTCTACGCTCTGGGAGACTGTTCGGCGCTGATGGATGAGTCACCCGAGCAGCGGCAGCATCGCGAGCAAGCGCTCGGCAAGCACGCCGCCCTGCAGGCCGCGCTCGACATCATCGGTGAAATCTCCACCTCCGGCAACGCCCCCGCGGATGTCTCTCACTCCGGCTTGCGGCAATTCAG CGCCACGCTCCCTAAAAAGTCGGCGACGTGCGACAAGTCTCGAACCCGCGGCCGCGCCCCGCCCGTGCCCGTCCTCGCCAACCAGCGGCTCCCTGGCCCAGCTTGCGTGCCCAG GAGACCTGCTCCGGCAGCCCCAAACCCCAAATAG